One stretch of Ooceraea biroi isolate clonal line C1 chromosome 4, Obir_v5.4, whole genome shotgun sequence DNA includes these proteins:
- the LOC105284614 gene encoding uncharacterized protein LOC105284614, which translates to MAIETFIFFDLETTGLIEGKIMPRIMELALVAVTRKSIYSSNRNSPPRVLHKLVIPVNPQKIVSSKVEYLTKLSNEDLQLLQPFNCDIYELIMRFLQRLIPPVCFAAHNGNGFDYPIFLWELACINKVLNNEILCIDTWKMFQDFFKKENLESRVIQDLLNDEYNDVLSVLNVDVITKEIKDVTTSESCHENVVTSQSTVTLYNGSSKIINKGKYDTKGKYGDSTAERSMKHAKQRANERTPESQIIRTHNVFVDRPLKSNPRKRLDFESAEKPASLKLSAIYEHMFSSNLPNQHSAEADCLAMIRCVNNIADFFLSWSDNHAIPLSRCKKT; encoded by the exons ATGGcaattgaaacatttatattttttgatctGGAAACAACTGGCCTGATAGAGGGGAAAATTATGCCGAGAATTATGGAGTTAGCTTTAGTTGCTGTTACAAGAAAATCGATATACAGCAGTAATAGAAATTCTCCACCAAGAGTGCTACATAAACTTGTGATTCCAGTTAATCCTCAGAAAATTGTATCGTCAAAAGTGGAATATCTAACGA AATTGTCTAACGAGGATTTGCAGCTTCTGCAACCTTTTAACTGcgatatttatgaattaataatgcGCTTTCTGCAGCGTCTTATACCGCCAGTCTGTTTCGCGGCACACAATGGCAATGGTTTCGATTATCCGATATTCTTGTGGGAACTTGCATGCATCAATAAG GTCCTCAATAATGAAATACTTTGTATCGACACGTGGAAAATGTttcaagatttttttaagaaagagAACTTGGAATCGAGGGTGATCCAGGACTTGTTAAATGACGAATACAATGACGTGCTCTCCGTTTTGAATGTAGACGTAATAACGAAAGAAATTAAGGACGTCACAACAAGTGAAAGTTGTCACGAGAACGTTGTCACGTCGCAAAGTACAGTTACCCTTTACAATGGAAgcagcaaaataataaataagggAAAGTATGATACGAAAGGGAAATATGGTGATAGTACCGCGGAACGATCGATGAAGCATGCCAAGCAACGGGCTAATGAAAGAACACCAGAAAGCCAAATAATTCGGACGCACAATGTTTTCGTGGACCGGCCGCTTAAGAGTAATCCGAGAAAAAGATTGGATTTCGAATCCGCAGAGAAACCCGCCAGTCTAAAGCTGAGCGCCATCTATGAGCATATGTTTAGCTCGAACTTGCCAAATCAACATTCAGCCGAAGCGGACTGTCTCGCCATGATACGCTGTGTCAATAATATCGctgacttctttctttcatgGTCAGATAATCACGCTATTCCCTTGAGTCGTTGTAAAAAGACGTAA